The proteins below are encoded in one region of Candidatus Thiodiazotropha sp. LNASS1:
- the ccoP gene encoding cytochrome-c oxidase, cbb3-type subunit III, which produces MADNNSFPGENNTGHVWDDNLRELTNPPPRWWMLAFWASVIWWVVYGVLYPMWPVGHESNKGLIGWTQMDEYIKGVDEVEAIRAEFETQIKGMSAKEILAAPGLSQYAEASAKVLFGDNCAACHGGGGQGGPGYPVLADDDWLYGGNIEAIEQTISMGRKGIMTAHGKILSDAEIDSLSKAIEAGDPTSDPNFTQKGCIACHGMDGKGMAVLGSANLTDGIYRFAPAEGESLLESIKHTIKYGVNDATEPKSREAVMPKFGERLSADDIKKLAVYVHKFGGGQ; this is translated from the coding sequence ATGGCGGATAACAATTCTTTTCCGGGTGAAAACAATACCGGACACGTGTGGGACGACAACCTCCGGGAGCTGACCAATCCCCCACCGCGTTGGTGGATGCTGGCCTTCTGGGCCTCGGTGATCTGGTGGGTCGTTTACGGTGTTCTCTACCCCATGTGGCCAGTAGGCCATGAGTCAAACAAAGGTCTCATTGGCTGGACTCAGATGGATGAGTACATTAAGGGTGTCGATGAGGTGGAAGCGATCCGTGCCGAATTCGAGACTCAGATAAAAGGCATGTCGGCCAAGGAGATTTTGGCTGCACCTGGTCTTTCTCAGTATGCGGAAGCTTCAGCCAAGGTGCTGTTTGGCGACAATTGTGCTGCCTGTCATGGCGGCGGTGGCCAGGGCGGTCCCGGCTATCCGGTGCTTGCTGACGATGACTGGCTCTATGGCGGTAATATTGAGGCCATCGAACAGACCATCAGCATGGGCCGTAAAGGTATCATGACGGCACATGGCAAGATCTTGTCGGATGCTGAAATCGATAGCTTGTCAAAGGCGATCGAGGCAGGTGATCCGACGTCAGATCCCAACTTTACCCAAAAGGGCTGTATTGCTTGTCATGGCATGGACGGCAAAGGTATGGCTGTCCTGGGTTCGGCAAACCTGACCGATGGCATATATCGCTTTGCGCCTGCTGAGGGTGAAAGCCTATTGGAAAGCATTAAGCACACCATCAAGTATGGCGTGAACGATGCGACCGAGCCAAAATCGCGTGAAGCCGTTATGCCGAAATTCGGTGAAAGATTGTCAGCGGATGACATCAAGAAGCTGGCTGTTTATGTACACAAGTTCGGTGGCGGCCAGTAG
- the ccoG gene encoding cytochrome c oxidase accessory protein CcoG → MSGNENTTAQQSVVDDLYAESVHWHLNTGEETIHAKRMGGYWRNIKWLSAAVWIIFFIGPYFQWGDRQAVLFDIPNRQFHILGITILPQDFWMLSLTLLFFALLLAVATALAGRVYCGFFCFQTVWTDVFTWLEDKLEGSPQKRRKLEKAPISFSKVRIKVTKHILWLVISVVTGISFVAWFYDVFDLWRDLFTLQASAVAYGTIALFTAGTYVLAGYMREQACFWLCPYARIQGVMIDKTTVVPTYDFHRGEPRGRIKKGQPEEERTTGDCVDCKQCIAVCPTGVDIRHGQQEGCIMCALCIDACDEVMVKIGRPKGLIRYESYEALEANKKPQPLYKRPRVWIYAAIMSAAVMGIAYGLTSLAPLELKVIHDRQPLFVLQSDGSIQNKYTLKILNKMTEDLSVKVSAQGLEGLIMVDEDQVTTARRGKVTARTVFLRVPKELLTAETSPVKFTVQGEYDGQQLEGSRDSVFIGPKR, encoded by the coding sequence TTGAGCGGAAATGAGAACACGACAGCCCAGCAGTCTGTGGTGGATGACCTTTATGCGGAGTCGGTGCATTGGCATCTCAATACCGGCGAGGAGACCATTCATGCCAAGCGCATGGGAGGTTACTGGCGCAATATTAAATGGCTGAGCGCTGCGGTTTGGATCATCTTTTTCATCGGTCCCTATTTTCAGTGGGGTGATCGGCAGGCGGTTCTTTTCGATATCCCCAACCGCCAGTTCCATATCTTGGGCATCACCATACTGCCGCAAGATTTCTGGATGCTCTCCCTGACACTGCTCTTCTTTGCCCTTTTGTTGGCAGTAGCCACTGCATTAGCCGGTCGTGTCTATTGTGGTTTTTTCTGTTTTCAGACTGTTTGGACCGATGTGTTTACCTGGTTGGAGGATAAGCTCGAGGGTTCACCCCAGAAACGGCGAAAACTTGAGAAGGCGCCCATCAGTTTCTCTAAGGTAAGAATCAAGGTAACCAAGCATATCCTCTGGCTCGTTATCTCGGTAGTGACCGGCATCAGCTTTGTCGCCTGGTTCTATGACGTCTTCGATCTATGGCGTGATCTGTTTACTTTGCAGGCCAGCGCGGTCGCATATGGCACCATCGCATTGTTTACCGCAGGCACCTATGTCCTCGCGGGTTATATGCGTGAGCAGGCCTGCTTCTGGCTCTGTCCCTATGCCCGTATACAGGGTGTTATGATCGATAAGACGACGGTGGTACCCACCTATGATTTTCATCGCGGCGAACCTCGGGGCAGAATCAAGAAAGGGCAACCCGAAGAGGAGAGAACCACGGGGGATTGCGTCGACTGCAAACAGTGTATTGCTGTCTGTCCCACAGGTGTGGACATCCGTCATGGCCAACAGGAGGGCTGTATCATGTGCGCCCTCTGTATCGATGCCTGTGATGAGGTCATGGTGAAGATCGGTCGGCCGAAAGGCTTGATTCGATATGAATCCTATGAGGCCTTGGAAGCGAACAAGAAACCACAACCGCTCTACAAACGGCCAAGGGTATGGATCTATGCGGCGATCATGTCGGCTGCCGTGATGGGTATAGCCTATGGATTGACCTCTCTGGCGCCGCTGGAGTTGAAGGTCATTCATGATCGTCAGCCGCTATTCGTGCTGCAGAGTGATGGCAGCATCCAGAACAAATACACCTTGAAGATTCTCAATAAGATGACTGAGGATCTTTCGGTCAAAGTTTCGGCACAAGGGCTTGAGGGTTTGATCATGGTGGATGAGGATCAGGTGACTACCGCAAGACGTGGAAAGGTAACGGCACGGACGGTATTCCTTCGAGTACCAAAAGAGTTGTTGACCGCTGAAACCTCCCCGGTCAAGTTCACAGTGCAAGGAGAGTATGACGGCCAGCAGTTGGAAGGCAGTCGGGATAGTGTATTTATCGGCCCTAAGCGTTAG
- a CDS encoding FixH family protein, with amino-acid sequence MTEKKSAWQSPWVIAWVAMVVIFFTMNMIMIYLAIDNNPGLVVDDFYERGEDYEENMLKKQARNPGWIMSIDMPRKIDVGQSVVCRFSVKDKVGNPISRDGVTFYAYRPSDAKQDFSVAMNQVGPGEYEAEVSFPLKGAWDTLVSIKNGEDEYNTPKRIGVGIDWIP; translated from the coding sequence ATGACAGAGAAAAAATCAGCCTGGCAGAGTCCGTGGGTCATCGCCTGGGTGGCCATGGTGGTGATCTTCTTCACCATGAATATGATCATGATATATCTCGCCATCGACAATAATCCGGGTTTGGTGGTGGATGATTTCTACGAACGCGGCGAGGATTATGAAGAAAACATGCTCAAAAAGCAGGCAAGAAATCCCGGTTGGATCATGAGTATAGATATGCCCCGGAAAATCGATGTCGGCCAGTCGGTTGTCTGTCGTTTTTCGGTGAAGGACAAAGTGGGGAATCCCATCTCCCGGGATGGTGTGACCTTTTATGCCTATCGTCCGTCTGACGCCAAACAGGACTTTTCCGTTGCCATGAATCAAGTTGGGCCTGGTGAGTATGAAGCTGAGGTGAGCTTCCCTCTGAAGGGGGCCTGGGATACCTTGGTCAGTATTAAAAACGGGGAAGATGAATACAATACGCCCAAGCGAATTGGCGTTGGAATTGATTGGATCCCTTGA
- a CDS encoding heavy metal translocating P-type ATPase, with translation MSISPLVQANQSEEDSPEACFHCNLPVPPKEDIVAEIDGEPQHFCCVGCKAVCEAIYAAGLDGFYLRTPEDGCLAPPPEIPKDFALYDLDEVQEEFVDDLGEEREIHLLIEGIHCAACVWLIEHTLNAEAGVTSAQVNLSGKRLHVKWHNSAISLSRIIKRLGQIGYAAVPYDPEIAEGSLKKQNRNLLYRMAFAAFGMMNLLWVSIALYSGANEGEFRSLFHWIGFALATPVLLYSGYPFYRGAWSGLRNLHLGMDLPIAIGASITYLYSVYVTVTGSLIGEVYYDTVVNFLFVILVGRYLEAISKRQAVAATQRLLDLQPRVATCLVDGEEKIVPIRAVGTDDTVMVKPGERIPVDGVVTNGQSSVDEAMLTGESQAVNKKEGDIVSAGTINAHGVLQVKVTGSLKNTALGRIIRLVEEAQGSKAPIQCLADQIVPWFVAVTLLLATATFLFWVDSSFEVALLAATSVLIITCPCAFGLATPMSIAVASGLGAKYGILVKNGEVLETLSSINHVVFDKTGTLTEGGMSVVGIYTEEAEWEANQTTPPAESVVELMQKAFAIERFSEHPTAQAVTSWYQAFASGTTRLKGREFRYRPGLGVSGIVADQQLCAGNSVMMGNEGLARSDRLEQLARQLGEQGVGSFYIGIDGRQVGLIAVEDRIRPDARELISDLKAEGLHLTLLSGDRQQAAEAIAHRLGGMDVIAEVLPEEKDQVVRRLQEQGQRVAMVGDGVNDAPALVRADVGIAMGSGTDVSIASADIVLMSSELEKVRLAIGLSKRTLLTIRQNIGISIVYNIIMVPLAMAAFVTPLVAAISMPLSSLAVIGNSARIRTLFKGVRAQ, from the coding sequence TTGAGTATCTCTCCTTTAGTACAAGCCAATCAATCAGAGGAAGACAGTCCGGAGGCCTGCTTTCACTGCAATCTGCCTGTTCCGCCTAAAGAGGATATAGTTGCCGAGATTGACGGTGAACCTCAACATTTCTGTTGTGTGGGGTGCAAAGCGGTATGCGAGGCGATCTATGCAGCGGGATTGGATGGATTCTACCTGCGCACCCCGGAAGATGGCTGTCTAGCTCCACCACCCGAAATCCCCAAGGATTTTGCACTCTACGATCTGGATGAGGTGCAGGAAGAGTTTGTCGATGACCTAGGGGAGGAGAGAGAGATACATCTGCTGATCGAAGGCATTCACTGTGCCGCCTGCGTCTGGCTCATTGAGCATACCCTCAATGCCGAAGCCGGAGTAACCTCGGCCCAGGTCAATCTGTCTGGGAAGCGGCTGCATGTGAAATGGCACAATAGCGCCATCAGTCTGTCCCGGATCATCAAACGTCTAGGCCAGATAGGTTACGCGGCGGTACCGTACGACCCGGAGATTGCTGAGGGTTCGCTGAAAAAGCAGAACCGCAATTTACTCTACCGCATGGCCTTTGCCGCATTCGGTATGATGAATCTGCTCTGGGTATCCATAGCACTCTATTCGGGCGCAAACGAGGGGGAGTTCCGCTCCCTTTTTCACTGGATCGGATTTGCTCTGGCAACACCAGTGTTGCTCTACTCCGGTTACCCCTTCTACCGTGGTGCCTGGTCCGGTTTGCGCAATCTCCATCTGGGCATGGATCTACCCATCGCCATCGGTGCGTCGATCACCTATCTCTATTCTGTCTATGTGACTGTTACCGGGAGCCTGATAGGCGAGGTCTACTATGACACAGTGGTCAATTTCCTGTTTGTTATTCTGGTCGGCCGCTATCTGGAGGCGATCTCTAAACGCCAGGCGGTAGCAGCAACACAACGTCTGCTGGACCTCCAGCCCCGGGTGGCAACCTGCCTGGTGGATGGTGAGGAGAAGATCGTTCCTATCCGGGCTGTCGGTACCGACGACACAGTCATGGTCAAACCCGGTGAAAGGATACCCGTAGACGGTGTTGTCACCAACGGGCAAAGCAGTGTCGACGAGGCTATGCTCACGGGAGAGTCCCAGGCAGTCAATAAGAAGGAAGGCGACATAGTTTCTGCGGGCACCATCAATGCTCATGGTGTTTTACAGGTTAAGGTTACCGGTTCCCTGAAGAATACTGCGCTTGGGCGTATTATACGTCTGGTTGAGGAGGCTCAAGGTTCCAAGGCCCCAATCCAGTGTCTTGCAGATCAGATTGTTCCCTGGTTCGTGGCGGTAACACTGCTATTGGCGACGGCGACCTTTCTTTTTTGGGTCGATAGCTCCTTTGAAGTGGCGTTATTGGCCGCCACTTCAGTGCTCATTATCACCTGTCCCTGCGCCTTTGGCTTAGCAACGCCCATGTCCATCGCAGTGGCATCCGGACTGGGTGCGAAATACGGCATTTTGGTTAAGAACGGTGAGGTGCTTGAAACCCTATCATCGATTAATCATGTTGTCTTTGACAAGACAGGCACCCTGACAGAGGGTGGCATGTCGGTGGTCGGGATCTATACGGAAGAGGCTGAATGGGAAGCGAACCAAACCACCCCTCCAGCCGAATCCGTGGTTGAGCTTATGCAAAAGGCATTCGCCATAGAGCGGTTTTCCGAGCACCCTACTGCCCAGGCGGTTACAAGTTGGTACCAAGCGTTTGCATCGGGAACAACCCGATTGAAGGGGAGAGAGTTTAGATATAGGCCTGGCCTGGGTGTCTCTGGGATTGTGGCGGATCAGCAACTCTGTGCCGGTAATTCGGTGATGATGGGTAACGAAGGGCTAGCACGATCTGACCGGCTTGAACAGCTAGCCCGGCAATTGGGAGAACAAGGCGTTGGCTCATTTTACATCGGCATAGATGGCCGCCAGGTCGGATTGATTGCGGTCGAGGATAGGATACGGCCGGATGCCAGGGAGTTGATCTCTGATCTCAAGGCAGAGGGTCTGCATCTCACCTTGCTGAGCGGTGATCGCCAACAGGCAGCAGAGGCGATTGCGCATCGTCTGGGGGGAATGGACGTGATTGCTGAGGTATTGCCGGAGGAGAAAGATCAGGTTGTGCGGCGACTGCAGGAACAGGGGCAACGAGTGGCAATGGTGGGTGATGGCGTCAATGATGCGCCGGCCTTGGTTCGGGCGGATGTGGGCATTGCAATGGGATCAGGAACCGATGTATCCATTGCCAGTGCGGATATAGTGTTGATGAGTAGTGAACTGGAGAAGGTGAGGCTGGCCATTGGTCTCTCCAAACGGACTCTTTTGACCATCCGTCAAAATATCGGTATATCAATCGTCTACAATATCATTATGGTTCCGCTGGCCATGGCGGCGTTTGTCACACCATTGGTCGCTGCTATTTCGATGCCACTCAGTTCACTGGCGGTAATTGGAAATTCGGCGCGTATACGAACTTTATTCAAGGGTGTTAGAGCACAGTAA
- the ccoS gene encoding cbb3-type cytochrome oxidase assembly protein CcoS: MDVIYGLIPGMILLGLAAVGVLFWAARSGQFDDLDGEAHRILMDDDIKTTRKKTIPKQMMPDAEDQE, from the coding sequence ATGGATGTCATTTATGGTTTGATACCCGGCATGATTCTTTTAGGACTTGCAGCAGTCGGAGTACTGTTTTGGGCAGCCCGAAGTGGCCAGTTTGATGACCTGGACGGGGAAGCCCACCGTATTCTGATGGACGATGACATCAAAACGACTAGGAAGAAGACAATACCCAAACAGATGATGCCGGATGCTGAAGATCAGGAGTGA